One stretch of Zingiber officinale cultivar Zhangliang chromosome 6B, Zo_v1.1, whole genome shotgun sequence DNA includes these proteins:
- the LOC121991091 gene encoding pectinesterase inhibitor-like produces the protein MTRYTALPLLLLLLLLSAAPDHSSAAVSDSLKDACAKFVYPDLCLKALGDDPRSATADFHGLALISLDLSVASANAISSSYAQQRREPSLDAAAKNSLDGCLLLYQNNFPLLDYARKFLEGGQPGVGRELLDQAMWVPVECDGGIKDGGKANLADLILLARRFMELLDPQ, from the coding sequence ATGACACGTTACACcgcccttcctctcctcctcctcctcctcctcctctccgccGCCCCCGATCACTCCTCCGCCGCAGTCTCCGACTCGCTGAAAGACGCTTGCGCCAAATTTGTCTACCCTGACTTGTGCCTCAAGGCGCTTGGAGACGACCCCCGCAGCGCGACCGCCGACTTCCACGGCCTCGCCCTCATCTCCCTCGACCTTTCCGTGGCCAGCGCCAACGCTATCAGCTCCAGTTACGCCCAGCAACGCCGTGAACCGTCCCTCGACGCCGCCGCCAAGAACTCGCTGGACGGCTGCCTGCTCCTCTACCAGAACAATTTCCCTCTGCTGGATTACGCCCGCAAGTTTCTGGAGGGCGGCCAACCGGGGGTTGGGAGAGAATTATTGGATCAGGCGATGTGGGTGCCTGTAGAATGCGACGGAGGGATCAAGGACGGAGGCAAAGCTAACTTGGCAGACCTCATTCTCCTCGCACGGAGGTTCATGGAGCTTCTCGATCCCCAGTAG